In Leptospira brenneri, one DNA window encodes the following:
- a CDS encoding LIC10362 family protein, giving the protein MWLLIVHSLAVLIFILLYAFRFRKLVPNPEQNILLQIQVATKDWKSTPNLVLLIAFSLFLLYPLTLGFSFYLRTDANVLVVILWIIWAYNWSKYTFWRE; this is encoded by the coding sequence ATGTGGTTACTCATTGTTCATTCGCTTGCAGTTTTGATTTTTATCCTACTTTATGCTTTCCGATTTCGAAAACTAGTGCCAAATCCCGAACAGAATATCCTCTTACAGATCCAAGTTGCCACGAAGGACTGGAAATCGACTCCGAACTTAGTTCTCCTCATTGCTTTTTCCCTTTTCCTCCTCTACCCTCTGACCTTAGGATTTTCCTTCTACCTTCGGACGGATGCAAACGTCCTAGTTGTCATCCTCTGGATCATTTGGGCCTACAATTGGAGCAAATACACTTTCTGGAGAGAATAA
- a CDS encoding electron transfer flavoprotein subunit beta/FixA family protein: MKIVVLVKQVPDTETNIKVGDKSINEAGVKWIISPYDEFAIEEGIRIREKSGGEVIAVSLGPDRAVEALRTAYAMGVDRAVHVKVDDYVTFDSTYTSELLANLIKAENADVVIGGRQSIDTDSSQVVVQIAERLNVPHVAMALKLEFDGNKVTATREIEGGTEVVETTAPLAVTAQKGLNEPRYPSLKGIMSAKKKPVDVKKPEELGATGSKLEVVSLEPPPPRIAGRKLEAADAQGFASQLVKALREEAKVI, encoded by the coding sequence ATGAAAATTGTTGTTCTAGTAAAACAGGTTCCGGATACGGAAACCAATATCAAAGTCGGCGACAAATCGATCAACGAAGCTGGCGTAAAATGGATCATCTCTCCTTATGATGAATTTGCTATCGAAGAGGGAATTAGAATTCGTGAAAAAAGCGGTGGAGAAGTCATCGCAGTGTCCCTCGGTCCAGACCGTGCAGTCGAAGCTCTTCGTACTGCTTACGCTATGGGTGTGGACAGAGCCGTTCATGTAAAAGTGGATGACTACGTAACTTTCGATTCTACTTACACTTCAGAACTTCTTGCAAACCTCATCAAAGCTGAAAATGCAGATGTAGTGATTGGTGGACGTCAATCCATCGATACTGACAGCTCACAAGTAGTTGTTCAAATTGCAGAGAGATTGAATGTTCCTCACGTAGCGATGGCCCTCAAACTTGAGTTTGACGGAAACAAGGTGACTGCAACTCGTGAAATCGAAGGTGGAACTGAAGTGGTTGAAACAACTGCTCCTCTAGCAGTAACTGCTCAAAAAGGTTTGAATGAACCAAGATACCCAAGTTTAAAAGGGATCATGTCTGCGAAGAAAAAACCGGTAGATGTAAAAAAACCGGAAGAACTCGGAGCCACTGGATCTAAACTTGAAGTAGTATCTCTCGAACCACCTCCTCCACGTATCGCTGGTCGAAAACTGGAAGCAGCAGATGCACAAGGTTTTGCATCTCAACTTGTAAAAGCTCTTCGCGAAGAAGCGAAGGTCATCTAA
- a CDS encoding electron transfer flavoprotein subunit alpha/FixB family protein, whose protein sequence is MADVLVVGELKNGELKKISKELTSAARKIADSIGGKVHTVIITDNVDTFAGDLKAVGADTVIGANLGEFSPEGYANGIFAIIQEKKPAVVLIPHSAQGKEYSARVAIKANAGIVADAVALSVDGGKVVAKKPIYSGKAYANFKVSSEIQIFTVRANSQEVTPKDGAGAVEKSGASAGDVRTKSLSKDLSGGNKVQLADASIIVSGGRGIKGPENWPIIQDLADTLGAALGASRATVDAGWISHSHQVGQTGKTVSPNCYIACGISGAIQHLAGMGSSKYIVAINKDGDAPIFKVATYGVVADLFEVVPALTSEFKKVLG, encoded by the coding sequence ATGGCTGATGTTTTAGTAGTTGGTGAATTAAAAAACGGCGAACTCAAAAAAATCTCAAAAGAACTTACCTCCGCAGCTCGCAAAATTGCGGACTCCATTGGTGGTAAAGTTCATACAGTAATCATTACTGACAACGTAGATACGTTTGCTGGTGACTTGAAAGCAGTTGGTGCTGATACAGTAATCGGCGCGAACCTTGGTGAATTTTCTCCTGAAGGTTATGCAAATGGAATTTTTGCAATCATCCAAGAGAAAAAACCAGCAGTGGTTCTCATCCCACACTCTGCTCAAGGAAAAGAATACTCTGCAAGAGTTGCGATCAAAGCAAATGCTGGTATCGTAGCGGATGCAGTAGCTCTTTCTGTTGACGGTGGTAAAGTGGTTGCGAAGAAACCAATTTACTCTGGAAAAGCGTATGCAAATTTCAAAGTAAGTTCTGAGATCCAAATCTTTACAGTACGTGCAAACTCCCAAGAAGTAACTCCAAAAGACGGAGCGGGTGCTGTAGAAAAATCTGGCGCTAGCGCTGGTGACGTAAGAACGAAGTCTCTCTCTAAAGATCTTTCTGGTGGAAACAAAGTGCAACTTGCTGATGCTTCTATCATCGTATCTGGTGGTCGTGGAATCAAAGGACCAGAAAACTGGCCAATCATCCAAGACTTAGCTGACACTCTTGGTGCAGCTCTTGGTGCTTCCCGTGCAACTGTGGATGCAGGATGGATTTCTCACTCACACCAAGTAGGACAAACAGGTAAAACTGTCTCCCCTAATTGTTACATTGCTTGCGGTATCTCCGGAGCCATTCAACATTTAGCGGGTATGGGATCTTCTAAATACATCGTTGCCATCAACAAAGATGGAGATGCTCCTATTTTCAAAGTAGCAACATACGGTGTGGTTGCAGACCTTTTCGAAGTAGTGCCTGCACTTACTTCTGAGTTTAAAAAAGTATTGGGTTAA
- a CDS encoding LolA family protein yields the protein MGFLWAEEGRDRLNAVIGKMNSLESFRASVTINGGLTGVVSFKSPNQLHARFSDGRIISSNGRILWFYNPDSSIAGKQDLKGVSGGLGGLLSGYENVSVSGRTFRLTSTTKRYNEIILVVSDNDLPRVLKMKRSDEEITEVAFSGIATNIGLGTGLFNFQPPTSSQIVENPLNQKE from the coding sequence ATGGGTTTCCTTTGGGCAGAGGAAGGAAGAGATCGCTTAAATGCCGTCATCGGCAAAATGAATTCTCTCGAAAGTTTTCGCGCCTCTGTCACCATCAATGGTGGACTTACGGGTGTTGTTTCTTTCAAAAGCCCGAACCAACTTCATGCTCGTTTCAGCGATGGAAGGATCATCTCCTCCAATGGAAGAATCTTATGGTTTTATAACCCAGATTCATCGATTGCTGGGAAACAAGATTTAAAAGGTGTTTCTGGCGGACTGGGGGGACTACTTTCTGGATATGAAAATGTGTCAGTTAGTGGAAGAACATTTCGTCTAACTTCTACTACCAAAAGGTATAATGAAATTATCCTGGTTGTTTCCGATAACGACCTACCTCGTGTACTCAAAATGAAACGTTCCGATGAAGAAATCACTGAAGTGGCATTCTCTGGCATTGCTACCAATATTGGTCTTGGAACCGGACTATTCAACTTCCAACCTCCCACAAGCTCACAGATTGTTGAGAACCCTCTCAACCAAAAGGAGTGA
- the trpS gene encoding tryptophan--tRNA ligase — translation MRVLTGLQPSGKLHLGNYFSAIKKILDYQSKEELFLFIANLHALTTFRSKEELKTFTLECAIDLLALGVDPKKTVFWVQSDVPEVTELTWYLSQSITVSQLQLAHSFKDKVAKGFVPGAGLFTYPVLMASDILLFSAEKVPVGKDQKQHLEFARDIAERFNTQFGSVLTIPEPDIDENTATVPGVDGAKMSKSYQNTIDFFGTEKEIKKKVMSIVSDSRAVEEPKDPETSVIFQIHSLFLSPEEKSNQIEKYKRGGVGYGDLKKDLLDSVLTHFAPFRQKREELTQNLDYVHQVLKEGKEKAQSVAKKKIEDIRKTLGIYPF, via the coding sequence ATGAGAGTCCTTACCGGATTACAACCCTCAGGCAAACTTCATTTAGGTAATTACTTTTCTGCGATCAAAAAAATTTTGGACTACCAGTCCAAAGAAGAATTGTTTCTCTTCATTGCAAACCTACATGCACTCACAACTTTCAGATCCAAAGAAGAGCTAAAAACCTTCACTTTGGAATGCGCAATCGACTTACTCGCGCTAGGTGTTGATCCTAAAAAAACAGTATTCTGGGTTCAAAGCGATGTTCCCGAAGTTACTGAACTCACTTGGTATTTGTCTCAATCCATTACCGTTTCTCAATTACAACTCGCACATTCTTTCAAAGACAAAGTGGCCAAAGGATTTGTTCCTGGAGCTGGATTATTTACTTATCCCGTCCTTATGGCAAGTGACATCTTACTATTTTCTGCTGAAAAAGTTCCCGTAGGAAAAGACCAAAAACAACATTTGGAATTTGCAAGGGATATCGCAGAAAGATTTAACACACAATTTGGATCTGTGCTTACGATTCCAGAACCTGATATCGATGAAAACACTGCGACCGTTCCTGGTGTGGATGGTGCAAAGATGTCCAAGTCCTATCAAAACACCATCGACTTCTTTGGAACAGAAAAAGAAATCAAAAAGAAAGTGATGTCGATTGTGAGTGATTCTAGAGCCGTGGAAGAACCAAAAGACCCTGAAACTTCAGTCATTTTTCAAATCCATTCCCTCTTTCTTTCTCCGGAAGAAAAGTCGAATCAAATCGAGAAATACAAAAGAGGCGGAGTTGGATACGGAGATTTAAAAAAAGATCTTTTGGATTCTGTTTTAACTCATTTTGCTCCTTTCCGCCAAAAGCGAGAAGAACTAACACAAAACTTAGATTATGTGCACCAAGTTCTAAAAGAAGGGAAAGAAAAAGCACAGTCGGTGGCAAAAAAGAAAATAGAAGACATTAGAAAAACTCTTGGAATCTATCCTTTTTAG
- a CDS encoding ComEC/Rec2 family competence protein: MKQEISILPRSDFGWFCLGICGTGFFLKLGLKIPGFHSFLILFFLFLFILYTSLPKFFSNQIDKRIYLYLFASILFLVAASIQQSPRQRTIHPIFRSYLETQLKNSPFTKFESRIVMGFVTGSTKEISGSFKDIAKESGILHLFAASGLHLGIFMGSLQFLGNLCFSKRKWISLLVSLGLGFLYLAALDFPVSFLRAYLFVFLSLTASLFYRKIGPADLLVIASACIAFFLFYDFLSIGFLLSFGAVFGIFFLKPRFDKQIFPESKSILKENLNLTIACSICSFPILVYYFSSFSFGGIGINFFLVPMAGILLPTLYLSFFLQSLVPGFLAETLSSWIWIPASFELSIFLKIFYTLTEFGRGYQTWAKPPTELCILSILIIISFLMFSKLPFLQKPIFRICIYFLPSLFLTFSFFYPEAKIPGLMTKRGKGNLSIRIKDHLYIFGTCDSKKNLEPLRGLLPPKKISFESESCLQGVLSQIRKHNLTDIFWYQNGQDLDWMKNFQLPIQPQGSEILGANISPDFSILRFDGDPKHVSQILKQTKLADKSKFAPRWKGVLLLDFPPWKKKEANEWIQYQKLLGISTAWKMILVEDSFEIPLRDHLQYPNLL, translated from the coding sequence ATGAAACAGGAGATATCCATACTCCCAAGATCTGATTTTGGTTGGTTCTGTTTAGGAATTTGTGGAACTGGTTTCTTTCTCAAACTAGGGTTAAAGATACCAGGATTTCATTCTTTTTTAATTCTATTCTTTCTTTTCCTCTTCATTCTTTACACAAGTCTTCCTAAGTTTTTTTCAAACCAAATCGACAAAAGAATCTATCTTTATTTATTCGCATCCATTCTCTTTCTGGTAGCCGCGAGCATCCAACAAAGCCCCAGACAAAGAACCATTCACCCCATCTTTCGTTCCTACTTAGAAACCCAATTAAAGAATTCACCGTTTACCAAGTTTGAATCAAGAATCGTCATGGGTTTTGTTACGGGATCTACAAAAGAAATTTCAGGTAGTTTCAAAGACATTGCCAAAGAATCGGGAATCTTACATTTATTTGCTGCTTCCGGACTTCATCTGGGAATTTTTATGGGATCTCTACAATTTTTAGGAAACCTTTGTTTTTCAAAACGAAAATGGATTTCTCTTTTGGTTTCTCTGGGCCTTGGATTTCTTTATTTGGCCGCTCTTGATTTTCCAGTTTCGTTTTTACGTGCTTACCTTTTTGTTTTTTTATCTCTCACAGCTTCTTTGTTTTATCGAAAGATTGGGCCAGCAGATTTACTTGTAATCGCTTCCGCCTGTATTGCGTTTTTTTTATTTTACGATTTTTTAAGTATTGGGTTTCTATTATCCTTCGGGGCAGTGTTTGGAATTTTTTTTCTAAAACCAAGGTTTGACAAACAAATTTTCCCAGAATCCAAATCAATCCTAAAAGAAAATTTAAACCTAACAATTGCTTGTTCTATTTGTAGTTTTCCTATACTCGTTTATTACTTTTCGTCTTTTTCATTTGGAGGGATTGGGATTAATTTTTTTTTAGTTCCTATGGCAGGAATTCTTTTGCCAACCCTTTACCTTAGTTTTTTTCTACAAAGTCTTGTTCCCGGGTTTTTAGCAGAAACTTTATCTTCTTGGATTTGGATTCCTGCTTCCTTTGAACTATCGATTTTTCTAAAAATATTTTATACACTAACAGAATTCGGTAGAGGTTACCAAACTTGGGCAAAACCTCCCACAGAACTTTGTATCCTTTCAATCCTAATCATCATTTCATTCCTAATGTTTTCGAAACTTCCCTTCTTGCAAAAACCCATCTTTCGAATTTGTATTTATTTCCTTCCTAGTTTATTTTTAACCTTTTCCTTTTTTTACCCAGAGGCCAAAATTCCAGGTCTTATGACAAAACGGGGAAAAGGAAATCTTTCCATTCGCATAAAAGACCATTTATATATTTTTGGAACTTGTGATTCCAAAAAAAATCTAGAACCTTTAAGGGGCCTTCTCCCACCAAAAAAAATTTCTTTTGAATCAGAATCCTGTTTGCAGGGAGTTCTCTCCCAAATTCGAAAACACAACCTAACGGATATTTTCTGGTATCAGAACGGCCAGGATCTTGATTGGATGAAAAATTTTCAACTACCGATCCAACCCCAAGGTTCCGAGATTCTAGGTGCCAATATCAGTCCAGATTTTTCCATCCTACGATTTGATGGGGATCCGAAACATGTCAGTCAGATTCTAAAACAAACAAAACTTGCGGACAAATCTAAATTTGCCCCTCGGTGGAAAGGAGTGTTACTTTTGGACTTTCCTCCTTGGAAAAAAAAGGAAGCGAATGAATGGATCCAATACCAAAAACTACTTGGGATTTCTACTGCCTGGAAAATGATACTCGTTGAGGATAGTTTTGAAATCCCCTTACGCGACCATCTCCAATATCCAAACCTTCTTTGA